Proteins encoded by one window of Bradyrhizobium sp. B097:
- a CDS encoding RbsD/FucU family protein produces MLKGINPLLNADVLYALRAMGHGDRLVVCDTNFPADSIARQTVLGRLLRIDNVSAAQAVEAVLSVMPLDTFVDDAAIRMEIVGQAQEVPPVQREVQAAIDRAEGRSWPLVGVERHAFYEKAKTAYCVIATGERRFYGCFLFSKGVIAPDGE; encoded by the coding sequence ATGCTCAAGGGCATCAATCCACTGCTCAATGCCGACGTGCTCTATGCCCTGCGGGCGATGGGGCACGGTGACCGGCTGGTGGTGTGCGATACCAATTTTCCGGCCGACTCAATCGCGCGCCAGACCGTGCTTGGCCGGCTGCTGCGCATCGACAATGTGAGCGCCGCCCAGGCGGTCGAAGCCGTTCTCTCGGTGATGCCGCTCGATACATTCGTCGACGATGCCGCGATCCGCATGGAGATCGTCGGCCAGGCCCAGGAAGTGCCGCCCGTGCAGCGTGAGGTGCAGGCTGCGATCGATCGCGCAGAAGGACGATCCTGGCCGCTGGTCGGTGTCGAGCGCCATGCCTTCTACGAGAAGGCCAAGACGGCCTATTGCGTGATCGCCACCGGCGAGCGGCGCTTCTACGGCTGCTTCCTGTTCAGCAAGGGCGTGATTGCGCCGGACGGGGAGTGA
- a CDS encoding ribokinase gives MSKHGVAVLGVFVVDLAFRAGNMPAIGETIAGSGFAMGPGGKGSNQAVAAARAGASVSFISRIGSDAFGELAIKTWEAEGIRPRVARTANAPTGAAFIYVHETRGDNAIIVVPGAAGGIGPADVDAVADAIRDSSVFVTQLEQPVDAARRGLEIARAAGSITVFNPAPAIKFDSGLFALCDYVVPNETEAEALTGIAVGDLAGARRAGDALLAKGAGTALITLGERGALFHARDRSLHVPPFAAGKVVETTGAGDAFVGGFAAALADGADPLEAARFGSATAGISVTRPGTAPAMPRRAEIDALLKG, from the coding sequence ATGAGCAAGCATGGCGTCGCCGTCCTCGGCGTCTTCGTCGTCGACCTGGCGTTCCGCGCCGGCAACATGCCGGCGATCGGCGAGACGATCGCCGGATCGGGATTCGCGATGGGACCCGGCGGCAAGGGATCCAACCAGGCTGTCGCGGCCGCACGGGCCGGCGCCAGCGTGAGCTTCATCTCGCGGATCGGCAGCGACGCCTTCGGCGAGCTTGCGATCAAGACCTGGGAGGCCGAGGGAATCCGGCCGCGCGTGGCCAGGACGGCGAACGCGCCGACCGGCGCTGCGTTCATTTATGTCCACGAGACGCGCGGCGACAACGCGATCATCGTGGTGCCGGGTGCGGCGGGCGGGATCGGTCCGGCCGATGTCGACGCGGTGGCCGACGCCATTCGCGACTCCAGCGTGTTCGTGACGCAGCTCGAGCAGCCGGTCGATGCGGCGCGGCGCGGGCTCGAGATCGCGCGCGCCGCCGGCAGCATCACCGTGTTCAACCCGGCGCCGGCGATCAAGTTCGACTCTGGCCTGTTTGCGCTTTGCGATTATGTCGTCCCCAACGAGACCGAGGCCGAAGCGCTGACCGGCATTGCGGTGGGCGATCTCGCCGGCGCCCGCCGCGCCGGCGATGCATTGCTGGCGAAAGGCGCCGGCACGGCGCTGATCACGCTCGGCGAGCGCGGCGCTTTATTTCATGCGCGGGACCGCTCGCTGCACGTGCCGCCCTTTGCCGCCGGCAAGGTGGTCGAAACCACCGGCGCGGGCGACGCCTTCGTCGGCGGCTTCGCGGCGGCGCTCGCTGATGGCGCCGATCCGCTCGAGGCTGCGCGGTTCGGTTCGGCCACGGCCGGAATCTCGGTGACGCGACCGGGCACTGCGCCCGCGATGCCGCGGCGCGCGGAGATCGACGCGCTGCTGAAGGGATGA